The DNA sequence gtttaccaaacactatgctgatttatttcacagccgcttattctcacagcacatccgcttattctcacatcagcttttttttcaaagtacaacaataccaaaccagccctaattcATTCCCAAAACATGTGAAACTttccaattaattaattgagAACAGTTTAATCCAAAACACACGGTCAAGCCAGTGAACAAgggttgttgttttttttttaacaaacaatattatacaCACTAAAAATGAGGGGTGGACTTAActtcacaatgagttagcaataatgtagtttaaactcacttttggcgagaatcgaatctaagacctgtcacttacaagtgaagaggaataccactagaccgtagtactaagtgaccgtttttatttgtttttagaatcgttaaaagtgcttttgcaaCGGAAAAGAATTTAGACAATTAGCTGAAATGATCATTTTATAATACTTGATTGcaaaaatgatcatttttttaGTAATGGTGACATATAAATCATATATTGATGCCATTAATATAATGACGTCAATGACATGGTAAAAACTTATCATTTCTGCATCCAAATCTCAAAAACTGATCGGTTCTAGCTAATTGTCCAAAAACCTTTTAGGAAGCACAAGTTTGcataaaaatttcaacatgTTAATAATGAAAGCACTTTTATCCCAAGACTTATGAGCAAAAATActtttaacaaaataattatACATGAACCCGAACATGATTGGTAAACAATAAAACAACAATTTTCCAAATGCATTTCGCACTTTCAATTTAACTTTCTCACGTAATAATACATAATTAATTGAAACTCTATATCCATCTTAGTTTTATGTAAGTTTTTTCTCTTGAGAATACGCGTTGCCCAACTCTTCAGCATACAAGTGATGAAAGAAGACAATAGCCATcgtccaaataaaaaaataaaaagacaattGCCAAATGGCCAAATGGACCATGGCCACTTGAACCCCAGTACAAAGACAACTAGCACAGCAGCAAGTccaatttattcatattttattatttgcatttattgattaaaaccttactTCATGGATAGCGCCTCCCCGTGGAAGACGTGTGCTTATAAAGTATTCCaaaaacatctctctctctctccctctctctctctctctctctctcctcactcaCATTGCATGAATCTCGTGCCCCTTAAAAGTCgcccccctctctctcccgCCTTCGTATTTTAATAAGTTGCTCATCTAATCCAAACCTCCCCAACCCCAACCCCAACATTCctccaaatttcaaattccaAACCAAACTCTTTCAAGCAATTCAACAAACACCTTCTAAACATGCCCAGAGCCACCGTTGAGCTTGATTTTTTCGGCATGGACCAGCACCACCGCGATGCCCCCTCCTCATCCTCCAAATCCCAGTTCCAGAAATTTCTCCACCGCCCCAAAAGCTTCCGAGACATTCACACCGCCATGTCCAAGATCAATCCCGAGGCCTTCAAATCCGTCATCGCTTCCGGCAATGCCAGCCCCAGCGTTCCAAATCCAGGAAAATCATTTTCGGTGCCGTCGAGCCCCAAGGCGGAGCAAGTTCCGTTTTCCTCGTTGCCGCTCTACGTTCCCACCGGCACTTCCGTTTCTTCTTTCACGGTTGCTGCTTCAGAGAGCCTTCAGGAAACGAAGCCGCTGACTATTTTCTACAACGGTACCGTCTCTGTTTTCGACGTCCCTCGCGACAAggtttgttcttcttcttctcctctttTGTTTCtgtcaaacaatagattttgttagattagcaaCCGACGGGTTTGAACTCATGCCGTCATACAAGGCTCAACATCTTTCTACTACGGTAGTAAAGGGCAActtgctcttcttcttctccccttCTTAATTAAtaggaaaaattgttttttaatttgttgGTATTTAGTTTCTAATTCTGATTAATTAATGACTGGATTTTGTTGTGCAGGTGGATAACATATTGAAGCTTGCCATAGAAGGAAACTCCGGCAAAGCTGCAGAGGCATCGGTAGCCGTCGATCCAAAACTTGCTTTTCATCCAAGCGAGCAGCATCAGACCCAGCAGCTTGTGGA is a window from the Malus domestica chromosome 16, GDT2T_hap1 genome containing:
- the LOC114822073 gene encoding protein TIFY 9, which gives rise to MPRATVELDFFGMDQHHRDAPSSSSKSQFQKFLHRPKSFRDIHTAMSKINPEAFKSVIASGNASPSVPNPGKSFSVPSSPKAEQVPFSSLPLYVPTGTSVSSFTVAASESLQETKPLTIFYNGTVSVFDVPRDKVDNILKLAIEGNSGKAAEASVAVDPKLAFHPSEQHQTQQLVDPLSEYLPITRNKSLQRFLEKRKERLNSGSPYACQT